In the Candidatus Saccharimonadales bacterium genome, CCTGAATTTCGTCGTAGTGCGTGTCGAGAAGTTCGAACGTTCGACGATACAAATCGCCCTCGTAGTCGTCCTGTCCCATCTTGGCATTGAGCTCATCACGGTTTAACGGACCGATCGTATATTCATTACCGTCGGCAAGGATTACTTTAAGTTCCGTCACGAAGTTATCGGTTTTGCCATATTCAAGCGACTTTTCACCGCCCGAATTATTGGCAACCATTCCACCAACTGATGCCAATTCACGACTGGCCGGGTAACTAGGCATAAGGCTGCCTTGCTTGAATGTCTCTACCTCGAAATCCTTGTACATCATCCCTGGCTGAACGTGCGCGGCAGTCGCACTCGCCTCGTACAGTTGATTCATGTGCTTACTGACGTCCAGAATGATAGATTCGTTGACTGCGCCGCCCGACATGTCGGTTCCCCGTCCTCGCGGTGTAATATTTAGATCAGGATGTTCAGCCTTGTTGTCGTTGACAAATTTAACGGCTGCTTTAATATCATCGCTACTTGAAGGAAATGCAACGACCTGCGGACGTAATTCAAATAAGCTTGCGTCGTGACTGTAAAATTCCAATGTTTCAGCTGAAGTATCGACCTCACCCTTAAAGATCTTCGAGAGTTCTGTTTTTATATCCATATTCTCCAACTGTAACACTTTTTAAGAGGTAAGCGCAAGCAAAAAGGCTAGGGATCGCTTCGCCGGGACATAATATCCAGGCGAAGCGATTTGGTCTATAGCAGCCTGACGTTTTGCGAAGCCCATTTAAGCGCGTCAACTGCTTGCCGGCGTGCTACGAGCGAATGCTTCGGCGGTCGCTCACCATGCCACCATTGACTCCAAAAAGGGTCGTTCGGGTTGAGACATTCCAGGTTGTCCTGATGCCTTAGCGTCCCATCGATGAAACTAGTGTTTCGCTCGATGTAAACCAGGTCATAGCCAGACTTTTGCAGCGCCTTCAGGCTGGCGACATTCCCCTGGTACACCGCTGACATGATTCTGTGCAGCCCCAGATGCTGGAATGCATACCAGGTACGGGCTTTGTGGATACTGCTCGCGATCCCCTTACCCCAGTACTCGTGGCGGAAGATCATTGAACCGCTGGTTGCTTGGTGGATATGGTTTTTGGTTATGTC is a window encoding:
- a CDS encoding GNAT family N-acetyltransferase, translated to MAFGPIMQLQVGDLKVELAPLTKDNMPEFINPGMQQASVTRYLSRRSAPVLEDEQEWFERIREEKESLTWGIYVVESDERILIGDTTLFDITKNHIHQATSGSMIFRHEYWGKGIASSIHKARTWYAFQHLGLHRIMSAVYQGNVASLKALQKSGYDLVYIERNTSFIDGTLRHQDNLECLNPNDPFWSQWWHGERPPKHSLVARRQAVDALKWASQNVRLL